In the Natrinema sp. CBA1119 genome, TGGCGATTTCCTGTTGCCACGGTAGCAGGGAACTTCTTTCATCGAACTCACTACTGAACACCCTGTACAGTACAGTTCTGATTCTGTCCAACAGCACTTTGGCCCCGTGTATGGTTCGCTTGCGATCGTTTGCGTGACGGTACACTCGAGTTGTACCCCGTCGATCCGGCGCGCAGGTCGTTTTGGGACCGTTCGTCGGACCGACCCCGTCACCGCCGCTGTTGCGGCCCATTTCCGCGTGTTGTCGCCGCATTACAAATGTCCGATCCCTCGAGTGGACGACCACGTTGGTCGAGTTCACCGTCGCATCGGACGGTCGCGCGTCTCTCACCGTCCCAGTCTACTATGAATAGGGAAGACCACATCGTCAGCGGTTTCAAGGCAACGCTCGCCGCGCGTGGCGTCTACATGCTCTCGAGCGCGTTGCTGATGTTCGTCCTGGCGCGGTATCTGCTCGAGCCGGACGGCTACGGCGTGCTCTACTGGGCGATCGGCGTGTTGGCGATCATCCAACTGTTCGTGGACCTCGGTCTCAGCCGGTCCGTCGCGCGGTACATCTCCGAATACCGCGAGGCGGACCCGGGCCAGATCCCGCACCTGCTCAGGTCCACGGTCACGGTCAAACTCATCCTGATCGCGTTCGTCTCCTACGCCCTGTTGCTCTTTCACGAGCAGATCGCGGTCGCGCTCGGCGAACCGGGTGCGGCCCCGTTTCTCGCCGCGGGCGTGATCTATCTCGGCGTCTTTTCCTTTAGCGCGTTCGCGCGGGTGGCGTTACAGGGCTTCAACCACCTCGGCTACAGCGCGCTCGTTCAGGCGATCAGCGGCGCTGCCCGACTCGTCTTCGTCGTCGCGTTCGTCCTCGCCGGGTTCGGTGCGCTCGGCGCGTTCTTCGGGTACATCGTCGGCTACGCCATCGCCGCCGTCATCGGAATGGGAATCATCTACTACGGGTTCTACGTCCGATACGACGCCGCGGACGAATACGAGGACGGCCTCTCGCGCCGCCTCCTCGAGTACAGCGTTCCCCTGACGGCGACCCAGAGTGCGAACGTCATCGACAAGCAGATCGACATCGTGCTGGTCGGCGCCTTCATCAATCCGGCTGCGGTCGCCTTTTATACCCTCGCAAAGCAGATCACCGAGTTCGTGCTCGCGCCCGCGGCGTCGCTCGGCTTTACCATCTCGCCGAACTTCGGCGAACAGAAGGCGGCCGGCGAACTCGAGGAAGCCAGACGGATTTACGAGACCTCGTTGACGAACATCCTGTTGCTCTACATTCCGGCAGCGGCCGGCCTCACGATCGTCGCGGGACCGCTCTTGACGATGGTGTTCGGGGCCGATTACGCCGGTGCGATTCCCGTCTTACAGGTGCTCGCCGGATTCGTCGTGCTACAGGCGATCACGAACCTGACCAGCGATAGCCTGGACTATCTGGGTCGCGCTCGTGCTCGAGCGGTCGCGAAGGGCGCGACGGCGTTGGCCAATCTCGGACTGAACATCGTGTTGATCCCGCTGATCGGCGTCGTCGGGGCGGCGATCGCGACGGTGGCGACCCACTCGGTGTACGTCGCGGTCAACCTCTATATCGTCCATACCGAACTCGGCTTGCACGTGGGGCGACTCGCGCGGACGACTGGGATGGTCTGTGGAATTACGGGCGTCATGGCGGCCGCCGTCTTGCTCGTAACGCCGCTGGTTTCGAACCTGCTTATGCTGTTCGGGGCGATCGCTCTCGGTGCCGTCACCTGGGCCGTGCTGGCGGTGCTGAGTGGCCTAGTCGATCCGGGACAGGTTCGGTCAGTCATCGGGTGACAGCGGCTCGAACCGTCCGGATGTCCCCCATCCGATTCCGCTATCACTGAGTGAACTATCAACGCTTATCCGAGGGTTCGGTGTCTAGGCAGTATGGCCGTTGCCGATCCCGTGACCGTGGGGGTACTGAGTCTTCATACGAGCAAGGAAACCAAAGCAATTCTCAACGCCGTCGAGGATCTGGGACACGACACCGAGTGGCTTCGCTCCGAGAACACGTCCGTCAGTGTCGCCGACGGAAGTCCGACGCTCGAGCCCGCGGTGGATGTCATCGCGAACAGGGTACTGCTATCGAATACCGAACAGCCCGCCGAGGAACTCGGGCTGGTAAACGCCTTCTCTCAGCTGGTTCCGACACTCAACGAACCGATGGCGGTGATGACGGCGATCCACAAGCTCTCGACGGCGACCGCGCTCGCGTCGAACGACGTGCGGACGCCCGACGTGACGCTCGCGTTGAGCGGCGAGCAGTTGAACGCTGCGCGGGACCGCTACGGCGAGGAGGCCGTCTACAAGACCGCCATCGGCACTCACGGTGGTGGGACGTGGAAGGTCGGCCCCGACGACCCGATCAACGCCAAGGTCGGTAACCGGTATGCGTTCTTGCAGGAACTCGTCGACCAAGAGGACGTTCGCCATCGCGACCTGCGCGTCTACGTCGTCGGCGGCGAGGTCGTGGCCGCGATGTATCGCTACGCGCCGGACAACGACTGGCGAACCAACGTCGCGCTCGGCGGCTCGGTCGAGGACGCGACCGACGACCTCCCCGACGAGGCTCGCGAAATGGCCCAGCGCGCATCGGATATCGTCGGCCTCGACTATGCCGGCGTCGACCTCGTCGAGGGTGACGAGGGCTGGTTCGTCCTCGAGGTCAACCCGACGGCGGGGTTCAAGGGGCTCTACGAGGCGACCCAGATGAGCCCGGCACCGTATATCGCCAAACTCGCGATCGAACGGGCGGGCGGCGAGGTCGACGACGAGCGCGTGCGAGATCTCGCGAACGTCCTTGACGACTCCCGGCCGGCAGCACAGCCCCCGGATGTGAGGGGACAGGATACGGAACCAGCGGTGATCGGCTACACGGAGGAAGTCATTCTCTCGGGGACCAGCGGGTCGAAAACGGTTCTCGCGAAGTCCGACACCGGTGCCACACGGACGAGCATCGACACCAGTCTCGCCGCCGATATCGGGGCCGGCCCGATCAAGTCCATCACCCGCATTCGATCCGGCAGCAGCAAACAGTCCAAGAGCCGCCCCGTCGTCGACGTCGTCGTCGGGGTCGGCGGCAACCAACACACCGTTACGGCTAGCGTCGAGGACCGCAGCCACATGGATTACCCCGTCTTGCTCGGGCGAGACATTCTCGGAAACTATCAGGTCGACGTTAGTCGTCGGATCGACAGCGACGCGGCCGACACGCCCGAGGAAGAGGAATAAGAAACGTAACGATCGATCTCGGAACGGCCGAACTGTTGTATATCTCCTATCGAACTGACGACCGACGATGGCTTCCGATTCGTGGCGTCCGACAATGGCGAGTATCGCGTCCGCCGGACGAGTCGAAGACCGACGGTGACGATCCGAGGGGCGACTGATCGCCGCCCCTTGCGAAGACCGTCGTCGACGGGACAGACTCCGCGTCGCTAGCGGTCTAGCTACGTCGCGGCGTTTCGAGTGGATCGCGGACGGATCTCGGGAGCGCTTCGAGGAAGACGCTCGAATTCTAAACGTTCCTCGATCCGGACCGAACCGGAAGCCGAGCGGGAGCCAACCAGTGTTAATATATACGAAAAAATTATTTTGGCAGTGGGAAGACAACGTTATAGCACCGAAAATATTAATAGGCGAACGTGGCTTTTAACGGACGATGACATGGTCCAACCAAGACTGGTGGCCGAACCTATTGCGATTAGACGTTCTCGACGATAACGCCTTCGACGCCGGGCCGTACGGCGAGGACTTCGACTACGCCGAGGAGTTCCAAAAGGTCGACTACGAGGAGGTGAAAGCGGACATCGAGGACGTGATGACGTCCTCCCAGGACTGGTGGCCGGCCGACTACGGCCACTACGGGCCGTTTTTCATCCGGATGGCCTGGCACAGCGCCGGGACCTACCGGACAGCCGACGGCCGCGCGGGCGCGTCGGGCGGTCTACAGCGCCTCCCGCCGGAGAGTAGCTGGCCGGACAACGTGAACCTCGACAAGGCACGTCGGCTGCTCCAGCCGGTCAAACAGAAGTACGGCCGCAAGCTCTCGTGGGGCGACCTGATCGTGCTGGCCGGGAACGTCGCGCTGGAGTCGATGGGCTTCGAGACGTACGGCTTCGCCGGCGGCCGCGAGGACGAGTTCAAGTCCAACGAGGCCGTCGAGTGGGGGCCCGAGACCGAGTGGGAGACGACCTCACCCGAGCGCTTCGAGGACGGGGAGGTAGGCAATCTCAAGAACCCGCTCGCGAACACCGTGATGGGGCTCATCTACGTGAACCCCGAGGGCCCGTACGGCGAACCGGACGTCGAAGGGTCCGCGAAGAACATCCGCGAGGAGTTCTCGCGCATGGCGATGGAGGACCGGGAGACGGTCGCGCTCATCGCCGGCGGTCACACCTTCGGGAAGGTCCACGGCGCGGACGACCCCGAGGAGCACGTCGGTCCCGATCCCGAGTCGGCATCCATCGAACAGCAGGGTCTCGGCTGGGCCCAAGAGCACCTCGAAGACAAGGCCGGCGGCCTCGACGTCATCACCAGCGGTATCGAGGGGCCGTGGAACGCCACGCCGATCCAGTGGGACATGGGCTACATCGACAACCTGCTGGATCACGACTGGACCTCGGTCAAGGGCCCCGGCGGGGCATGGCAGTGGAAACCGGTCGGCGACGAGATCGAGGAGGCGCCGACCCCGCACGACCCCGAGGAGACCGAAGAGCCGATGATGCTGACGACGGACGTGGCTCTCAAGCACGACGACGACTACCGGGAGATCTTAGAGGAGTTCCGGGAGGATCCGGAGGCCTTCCAGCAGGCGTTCGCGAAGGCGTGGTACAAGCTTCTCCACCGCGACATGGGGCCACCCGAGCGGTACCACGGCCCGGAGGTCCCCGACGAGACGTTCGTCTGGCAGGACCCGATTCCCGAGGCCGACTACGAGTTCGTCGGCGACGAGGAGGCCGCACAGCTCAAAGACGAAATCCTCGCCTCGGACCTCCCGGTCTCGCAACTGGCGAAGACCGCGTGGGCCTCGGCCTCGACCTACCGCGACAGCGACAAGCGCGGCGGCGCGAACGGCGCTCGCGTCCGGCTCGACCCCCAGCGCAACTGGGAGGTCAACGAACCCGAGGAACTCGAGACGGTGCTCGATACCCTCGAGGGCATTCAGGCGGAGTTCAACGCCTCGCGCGATGACGACGTACGGGTCTCGCTGGCCGACCTGATCGTCCTGGGCGGCAACGCGGCCGTCGAGCGGGCGGCGGCCGAGGCCGGCTACGACGTCGAGGTCCCCTTCGAGCCCGGTCGCACGGACGCCACGCAGGACCAGACCGACGTCGACTCCTTCGAGGTGCTCGAACCGGAGGTCGACGCCTTCCGCAACTACCTCGGCGACGGCGACGTCGACGACCTGTACGACACGCCCGAGGAGCGGATGGTCGACAAGGCGGAACTGCTGAACCTGACGGTGCCCGAGATGACCGTGCTGATCGGCGGTATGCGCGCGCTCGGCGCGACCTACGGGGACGCCGACCGCGGGGCCTTCACCGACGAACCGGGAACCCTGACCAACGACTTCTTCGTGAACCTGCTGGACATGGGCTACGAGTGGGAGCCGCTCGACGAGGACGAGGAAGTCTTCGAAGTGCGCGACCGCGACACCGGCGAGATCGAGTGGGAAGTCACTCGCTTCGACCTCATCTTCGGGTCGAACGCCCGACTGCGCGCCACCGCGGACGTCTATGCTGCCGCTGACGGTGAGGAGACGCTCGTCGAGGACTTCGTCGACGCGTGGCACAAAGTGATGACGCTCGATCGCTTCGACCTCGAGTAAGCGAGCGGGCGCACCGCCGCTGACGCATCGCCGACGGACCGTCGCGTTCGCTGGGATCGATCATCGACCGGTCGCGGTCTCCCGCCGCGACCGACTTCTCTATTCGCTGTGGATGACGACTTCGTCGTCCGTGATCTCCAGTATCTGCGAGGAATCGACCGGATAGTCGTCGTCTCCGTGGCCGCCCCAGTCCATGCGCGCTTTGAGCCGATCCGTCAGGCCGGGCTCCGGATCGACGTACGCCGTCTGGCCCTCGACTTCGGCGACCATGCCGATCTGCTGGCCCGACTCGTCAACGACGTCTTTCCCCTGATCGTGGTGGGAGAGTTCGATCGCCGACGGCTCCGCCATCTCGTCCGCCGTTCCCATCTCGTCCGCCGTTCCCACTTCATCCGCCGGTCCCATGTCGGCGTCAGCTCCGGTGCCAGCCATCGTCTCGTCGCCCGTGGCCCCGGCGGTTCCGGGTTCCATTCCGCCGGTCCCTATGGACTCGTACTCGTCGACGTCGATGATCTCTCCCTCGAGCACCTCGCTGGTGAGCACTTCGGACTCGATCAGTTCGGTGTCCTCGAGCATGTACTGCATCCGCAGTCGCTCGGTGACCTCCTCTTCGACCGTCCGGCGCTCGAGGAGTTCGCTCTGGACGGCGTCTCCCTCGGTCCGCTGACTCTGAATGACCTCCTGCTGGACCACGTCGTCGGGCGTCACGTTCGAGCGGACGACGTCGCTCTCGAGGATGGATCGCTGGACGCTCTCGAGTTCGATGTCCGTCTGAATGTCGTCTCGCTCGAGTTCCTCGTCCTGCTCGATATCGACGTCGACGACCTCGCTCTCGACGATGTAGCGCTCGATCTCCTCGATGGTGTCCATCTTCGTTTCGTCGACCGTCACCTCGATCATGTCGTCGGAGACGAACTCCGTCTCGACGATGTCGCGGCTCACCAGTTCGGAGTCGACGACATCGCGTTCAACCAGATCAGTGTCGATTACTTCGCTCTCAATCGTATCTCGTTCGACGATCTCCCGCTCGACGACCTGCGTCTCGACGATCTCCGTCGTCACCGTCTCGCCGCTTCGCAGCGAGTCCTCGAGTTCGTCCCGGCCGAGATCGGCGCGTTCGAACGCGTGCTCGCGCTCGACGATCTCGAAGAAGCCCATTTCCTCGCCGGTCGGCTCCTCCTCATGGTAGACGAATACGAGGTCGTCGTCGTCGAATCGCTGCTCGAACTCGTCCCAGGTGTACTCCTCGTGGTGTTCGCCCATCTCGTCGCGCCGGGCGAAGGAGTGGCCGTGATCCTCGTTATCTCGGACCCTGACCGGGACAGCGTCGCGGGCCTCGGCCCACTCCCGGATCCGCTCGATATCGGTGGTCATTCGCCGCTGCTCTGCTTCGCCGGTCTCCGTCGGGGACGTATCGTTCGCCATCTCCCGTGGCACTGCGATCGATCCGTACTTCAGTCAACAGGGCCATCCCGTCGGGACAGTGTCTCGTTTCTCGAGCCCCTTCCTTCGGCCGGCAGTGGCCGGGTCGTAATCCGGTGTTGTCCGTCTTGGCGGTGACTGTTTCACGACCCCGAGATGCGTGTAGAACGTGCTTACCGCTCGCGAGAATCGGGGCGTGATCCGAACTCTCTTGAACCGGGATGCGGGAGCCGATCGAGTCGGGACGGGTTCCGTCGGGTCAGAGACCGATCGGGTTCAGTCAGATTCGTACTCGGCCCAGATGTACCGCGTGGCGACGCTTCGATACGGCCGCCACGGCTCGGCGATTTCGCGCATTTCAGCGCGGGTCAGCTCCCCGCCATCGCCGTACAGCTGCTCGATACCGCGGCGAACGGCGAGATCCCCGAGCGGGAGCACGTCCGGGCGCTCGAGGACGAACAGGAGGTACATCCGCGCGGTCCACGCGCCGATCCCCTTGATATCGGTGAGTCGATCGACGACCTCGTCGTCGCTGTACGAGGCCAACCCGGTTTGCGTGTAATCGTTCTCCCGAAAGGCGCGGGCGGCGTTTTGCACGTACTCGACCTTGCTCCGGGAGAGCCCCGCATCCCGGAGGGCCGCCTCGTCCGCGGCCAGGACGGACGCCGGCGTCACGTCTCCCTCGAGGAGATCGAACACGCGCTCGCGGACGGCCGCCGCGCTCGCGGTCGAGAGCTGCTGGTTGATGATCGAAATGCAGAGCCGCTCGTACTCGTCCCGGTCCGATTCGGCGTATGGGTCGTGCCTGTCGAGGAGCCCCGCCATAACGGGGTCCTCGCGGAGAACGGCGTGTGCCTCTTCGTTCATGCGCACGTTGTCGATACGGGAGCACGGGGCCGGGAAGGCATAGACCTCTCGGTCGGGGCCCCGCTCGAGGGAGTCACTCGAGGTCCGGGGAGCGTTCGGGTTCCACATTCGCGAGTCGCATCGCGTTGCCGGTCACGCCGAGGCTCATGCCCATGTCGCCGACGACGACCGCCAGCGCGACGCTCACCAGCCCCAGCGGCACGCCGAGCGCGAGCAGCGCCTTCACGCCGAGGCTGGCCCAGACGTTCTGTCGGATGACGCCGTTGGCCGTGTGGGACAGCTCGTAGAGATACGGGAGCTTCCCGATATCGTCACCCATCAACGCGATATCGGCCGTCTCGAGGGCGGTGTCGGTGCCGGCCGCGCCCATCGCGATGCCGACCTCGGCGGTCGCCAGCGCGGGCGCGTCGTTGATGCCGTCGCCGACCATCGCCACGTCGCCGTACCGTTCCTGAAGGTCCGCCACGGCCGCGACCTTCTCGTCGGGCAGGAGTTCGGCGCGGTACTCGTCGACGCCGACCCGCTCGGCGATCGCCCGCGCCGTCCCCTCGTTATCGCCGGTCAGCATCACGACGTGCTCTACGCCGAGGTCGTGGAGCCGCTCGACCGCCCGCTTGGAGGCCGGTCGGACCTCGTCGGCGATCGCGACCGCACCGAGCAGTTCGGTCTCCGTTCCGACGAGGACGACCGTCTTGCCTTCCCGCTCGAGCGCGGCGAGCGTGTCCGTGGCGAAGGCCCCATCGTCGGCCTCGAGCGTTCCCTCGGGGGCGACGCCACCGTCAGTCCGCGGGTCCGACGTGCCGTCGGCACGGGCCCGCGAGAGATCGAACCCCAGCTCTTCGAACAGCGCCGGCTTGCCCGCGTAGTACGTCTCGCCGCTGATCTCCCCGCGGATACCCCTGCCGGTCAGACTCTCGAACCCCGTCGGTTCGGGCAACTCGGTCGCGCCCGCCTCGTCGGCGCGGGCGAGGATCGCCGCGGCGATGGGATGCTCGCTGCGTCGCTCCAGTCCGGCGGCGTGACGGAGGAGCGTCGCCTCGTCGGCGTCGCCGACCGGGATGACGTCGGTGACGGCGAGTTCGCCTTTCGTGAGTGTACCCGTCTTATCGACGGCGACGGCGTTGACCTCGCCCATCGCCTCGAGGTGGTTGCCGCCCTTGATCAGGACGCCGTTCTTCGCTGCGCTGGTGACTCCCGAGACCACCGAGACGGGCGTCGAGATGACGAACGCGCAGGGGCAGGCGATCACCAACAACGTGAGGCCGCGAACGAACCACGTCCCCCAGTCGCCGGTAAATACGAGCTCGTAGCCGGCGACGCCCGCGGTGACGGGGTCGCCGATGACGAGCGGCGGGATGGCAGCGGTCAGGATCGCCAGCACGACCACGACGGGCGTGTAGTAGCCCGCGAACCGATCGACGAACTGCTCCGTTTCGGTCTGTTCGGCCTGTGCGCCTTGCACCATCTCGATGATCCGCGAGAGCGTCGAGTCGCCCGCTGTCGAGGTGACTTCGACCTCGAGGTAGCCCTCCTCGGTGATGGCGCCGGCGTACACCTTGTCTCCAGCAGACTTGTCGACGGGGACACTCTCACCGGTGATCGGCGATTCGTCGACCGCGCTCTCGCCTTCGCGGACCGTCCCGTCGAGCGGGATCTTGTCGCCTGGCCGGACGACGACGAGCTCGCCGACCGCTACGTCCTCCGCGTCGACGGTCACTTCCTCGCCGTCGCGCAGAACTGTGGCCTCGTCCGGCGAGAGCTCCATCAGCTCGCGCAGGGAGTCTCGGGCCCGGTCCATCGCGTAGTCCTCGAGCAGTTCGGCGATACTGAAGAGGACGGCCAGCGTGGCGGCCTCGACGAAGTAGCCGATACCCGTCGCAGCGATGATCGCCGTCCCCATCAGCAGGTCGATGTCGAGACTCCGGTTTGTCGCGGAGTAGTAGCCGCTCCGGACGACGGGGACGCCGCTGACGGCGACCGCGCCGAGGAATAGTAGATCCGCGACATGGAGCGGATACTCGAGGACGCTCGCCACCGCGACGTTCCCGCCCGTCAGGAGGAACTCGAAGCCCAGCCCGAGGGCGACGAACACCGCGCCGAGCCACGTCTTCTTCGCGCGGGGGGTCGTCCAGACCTCTGACGGCGGTGCGACGTCGACACCGCCGGCGCTCGAGGCCGATTCGGTCGGCTCTTCGTCGCCGTCCGTCCCTCCGATGACCTCGTAGCCGGCACCTTCGATCGCGTCGGCCATGTCGGCCTCGCTGGCTCGATCGGGGTCGTACGTAACCGTGGCCGTTCCGGTGGTCGGATTGAGGTCGGCGTCGACGACCCCGTCGACGCGGCCGAGGCTCTTGTCGACCTTTCCCGCACAAGATGGGCAGTCCATCTCGGGGACGGCGAGCCGGACGGTTAGTTCCCGTCGCTGGCCGGCCTCGTCCATTCCTCTCGTCGCATCCGATTCGTCAGTCATTACCCAAAGGTAAGCGCGTCAGTTCGATAAGCCTTCGTTGGAATATTCCAATAATCTTCGGGGCCGCTAGAGCGGTGTCGACGGCCCGTCGACCAGTTGCTCGCTCGCGACGTGTTGCTTGGCCAGGTGTTCTTCGGCCCGGCGAAGCCGGTAGGTGAGCGTCGACCGCGGGATGTCGAGGTGGTCCGCGAGGTCGCCGGCGTCGATCTCGCGAGGGGACTCGTAGTAGCCGTGTTCGACGGCGGCCCGGAGCGCGGCCTCCTGTTCGGGAGTGAGTTCGTTCGACCCACCGTTCGCGTCGCCCGTCGGCGCATCGGTATCCGTCGTCGCCGCTCGAAGCATTTCCATCCGGGCGCGGTCGCCGAGCGCGGCCTCGAGGGCGTCGAAGAACGCGGCCGCGTCGCCCTCGCCGGAGTGGACGATCCGCCAAGTGTAGTGACGGCCCTCGTGGCGGGTCTCGAACAGGACGCCGTCGCCGAGGTGGTCGCGGGCGATGTGCGGGACGGACGCACAGGTTGGGGTGCGCTCCCAGTCGGAGTAGAGGACGAGCGTGTCGTCAGTGCGGTCGAGCACCTGCGTGGTCTGGGTCGCGCCGCAGTCGTCGGTCGCGAGACAGTCCGCGTAGTAGTCACTGGTAAGGAAGGCGTCCTCGATGTCCGCGAGCGCGTCCGGCGTGCCGGTGGCGTGGTCGACTCGCCAGAGGCGGTCGTCGGTCGCGTGCAGCGACAGCGAGCGGACCCGGGCGTCGGGGTGGTCCGCGAGCGCGTCCGCCACCCCGTTGCAACCGGGCTCGTACTCGAGGGCGAAGACGAACTCTCTCATATCCCGAGGAAGGGGCCGACGCGACAAAGGGTTTCCCGCCAGCTTCCGTCGTCGAAGCCTCGAAGCGGCCGTGATCGGTCACGTCTTTGCACACGTGGTCTTCATCGTGCTGTCCTGGTGATGGTGGTCGTCTGTGGGACTGAAGTAGACGACGGCGTCATAGAACCGCTCGCATACCGTATCGAAGTCACTAGCGAATCGTTCAATACAGGCGGTAGACGTAACACGTGATAGAATTATACGCAATACTCCTAACAATTATACAGTTGGAAGTGTTATTTTGATCCAATGGATTCAGACTGGATGGCCATCCCACTCGGATTTCTTGTTATGGTGCTTCTTGTTGGACTTGGCGTATTCATCCTGTTTCATGTCGTGCCAGATGAGCAGACAGAAGGTGATGTGCATATTGACGCCTATCCATTTGGTCCCGAGAAACCGATCCCTTTGAATTCCTCGAACGTCGTGGACTACACGGTTACTTACGAGGAGCGCCTGTTCTATAACGATCTCCTTGCGAGCCGTAACCACAGTTTCGATTTCGAGGAAAGAGTGATAGCCAACTGTACCGCTATCTCGGTCTCGAACGGTAGTACAGACGAGTTTCGCGTCGGTTTAGAGTGTCGGGGTGGGATTCCCATCGTCGAATCGCCATGGTCTGAACCGGGGGAATACACTTATTCAGAATCGGAGGAGTTCACGTACGCAGTCACCTACCATATAACGGAGAATACGACACAACAGACCGAACTCCGGAATTACCCCTTCGGAACGGACAGAGGGTTCGGTAACGGGAGAGATCCAGGTAACAGTAGTGGACAAGCCAGTTCCTTTATTCAGCGTCTGACGTGAAACCCGAGATGAGTACGCTGCACGGTTCGCCGCCTACTTCACCGGATTCAGGGCGAAACCAAGGCCTTGTGAATAGTTCTGTCACGCTCAACGAAACGAAAAGCAGTGGCCGTGAGCGCGACTCGAGCGAACGCGAGAGTCGCGCGATCCGGGGAAGGGCAGGCTGCTACTCGATTACGACCGCGAGCGAACCCGAAGGGTGAGCGAGCGGGCCGACGACTGACCCGGAACGAAAGCGCGGCGCTTCGCGCCGCGGAAAGGCGAGCGGCAAAGCCGCGAGCCAAGTGGAGGGGAAGGAGGAGTGCTTTTGATCGAAATTTTGCCGAGGGAGCGGCGAAGCCGCGACCGCAGCGCAAAATTTCGTTGTTATTCGTCTAGCAGCTCCCGCGCGATCACGTTCTTCTGGATCTCGGTGGTGCCCTCGTAGATCTGGGTGATCTTCGAGTCCCGGTAGAAGCGCTCGACGGGGAAGTCGTTGACGTAGCCGGCACCGCCGTGGATCTGGACGGCCTCGTTGGAGACGTCGACGGCGACGCGGGAGGCGTACTCCTTGGCCATCGAGGCGAGCTTCGTGATATCGTTGCCCTGATCGACGTTCCAGGCGGCCTTGTAAGTCAGGTTGCGCGCGGCCTCGGTCTCGGTGGCCATCTCCGCGAGCTTGTGCTGGATGGCCTGGAACTCCGAGATGGGCTGGTCGAACTGTTCTCGGTCCTGGGCGTACTCGCGGGCGGCCTCGAGCGCGCCCTTCGCGATGCCGAGTCCCTGCGCGGCGACGCCGGTCCGGGTGGCGTCGAAGAACTGCATCTGCTGGAGGAAGGCGGCGTCCTCGTCGCCGACGAGGTTCTCCTGGGGCACGCGGACGTCGTCGAAGATGAGTTCGGCGGTGTCGGAGGCCCGGATGCCGAGCTTGCCCGTAATCTTGTCCGAACTGAAGCCGTCGCGGTCGGACTCGACGATGATCTGACTGAAGCCGCCGTAGCGGCTGTCGGCGTCGGGATCGGTCTTACACAGTACGACGAAGAAGTCGCCGACGGTGCCGTTGGTGATCCACATCTTGTTGCCGTTGATCACCCACTCGTCGCCGTCCTTCTCGGCGCGCGTCGAGACGGAGGAGACATCCGACCCGGTGTCGGGCTCGGAAATCGCCGCGCCGGAGATCTTCTCGCCCAGCGCGACGGGCTCGAGGAAGCGCTCCTTCTGGTCTTCGGTTCCGAACTCGCTGATGGCCTCAGTGCCGAACGAGCAGGCCATGATCGAGAGCGCGATCCCGGCGTCGTGGGAGAACAGCTCCTCGGCGATGAGCGCCGACTCGAGGGTCGAGTAGCCGGCACCGCCGTACTCCATCGGGATCGAGGTGCCGACCAGGCCCATCTCGGCGGCCTCGTCGACGATCTCGTGGGGGAACTTCTCTTCGCTGTCGTACTCCTCCGCGTTGGGG is a window encoding:
- a CDS encoding flippase gives rise to the protein MNREDHIVSGFKATLAARGVYMLSSALLMFVLARYLLEPDGYGVLYWAIGVLAIIQLFVDLGLSRSVARYISEYREADPGQIPHLLRSTVTVKLILIAFVSYALLLFHEQIAVALGEPGAAPFLAAGVIYLGVFSFSAFARVALQGFNHLGYSALVQAISGAARLVFVVAFVLAGFGALGAFFGYIVGYAIAAVIGMGIIYYGFYVRYDAADEYEDGLSRRLLEYSVPLTATQSANVIDKQIDIVLVGAFINPAAVAFYTLAKQITEFVLAPAASLGFTISPNFGEQKAAGELEEARRIYETSLTNILLLYIPAAAGLTIVAGPLLTMVFGADYAGAIPVLQVLAGFVVLQAITNLTSDSLDYLGRARARAVAKGATALANLGLNIVLIPLIGVVGAAIATVATHSVYVAVNLYIVHTELGLHVGRLARTTGMVCGITGVMAAAVLLVTPLVSNLLMLFGAIALGAVTWAVLAVLSGLVDPGQVRSVIG
- a CDS encoding RimK family alpha-L-glutamate ligase yields the protein MAVADPVTVGVLSLHTSKETKAILNAVEDLGHDTEWLRSENTSVSVADGSPTLEPAVDVIANRVLLSNTEQPAEELGLVNAFSQLVPTLNEPMAVMTAIHKLSTATALASNDVRTPDVTLALSGEQLNAARDRYGEEAVYKTAIGTHGGGTWKVGPDDPINAKVGNRYAFLQELVDQEDVRHRDLRVYVVGGEVVAAMYRYAPDNDWRTNVALGGSVEDATDDLPDEAREMAQRASDIVGLDYAGVDLVEGDEGWFVLEVNPTAGFKGLYEATQMSPAPYIAKLAIERAGGEVDDERVRDLANVLDDSRPAAQPPDVRGQDTEPAVIGYTEEVILSGTSGSKTVLAKSDTGATRTSIDTSLAADIGAGPIKSITRIRSGSSKQSKSRPVVDVVVGVGGNQHTVTASVEDRSHMDYPVLLGRDILGNYQVDVSRRIDSDAADTPEEEE
- the katG gene encoding catalase/peroxidase HPI, coding for MTWSNQDWWPNLLRLDVLDDNAFDAGPYGEDFDYAEEFQKVDYEEVKADIEDVMTSSQDWWPADYGHYGPFFIRMAWHSAGTYRTADGRAGASGGLQRLPPESSWPDNVNLDKARRLLQPVKQKYGRKLSWGDLIVLAGNVALESMGFETYGFAGGREDEFKSNEAVEWGPETEWETTSPERFEDGEVGNLKNPLANTVMGLIYVNPEGPYGEPDVEGSAKNIREEFSRMAMEDRETVALIAGGHTFGKVHGADDPEEHVGPDPESASIEQQGLGWAQEHLEDKAGGLDVITSGIEGPWNATPIQWDMGYIDNLLDHDWTSVKGPGGAWQWKPVGDEIEEAPTPHDPEETEEPMMLTTDVALKHDDDYREILEEFREDPEAFQQAFAKAWYKLLHRDMGPPERYHGPEVPDETFVWQDPIPEADYEFVGDEEAAQLKDEILASDLPVSQLAKTAWASASTYRDSDKRGGANGARVRLDPQRNWEVNEPEELETVLDTLEGIQAEFNASRDDDVRVSLADLIVLGGNAAVERAAAEAGYDVEVPFEPGRTDATQDQTDVDSFEVLEPEVDAFRNYLGDGDVDDLYDTPEERMVDKAELLNLTVPEMTVLIGGMRALGATYGDADRGAFTDEPGTLTNDFFVNLLDMGYEWEPLDEDEEVFEVRDRDTGEIEWEVTRFDLIFGSNARLRATADVYAAADGEETLVEDFVDAWHKVMTLDRFDLE
- a CDS encoding DNA-3-methyladenine glycosylase; translated protein: MNEEAHAVLREDPVMAGLLDRHDPYAESDRDEYERLCISIINQQLSTASAAAVRERVFDLLEGDVTPASVLAADEAALRDAGLSRSKVEYVQNAARAFRENDYTQTGLASYSDDEVVDRLTDIKGIGAWTARMYLLFVLERPDVLPLGDLAVRRGIEQLYGDGGELTRAEMREIAEPWRPYRSVATRYIWAEYESD